TTTGTTGAACGTAGGTAACCAGCTCATGATACTTTGTTCGATCAACACATAAAAGAATGCACTGAATATAAACACAAGTACAAGCGGTAATAGAATAAGTTTCAGCATTTCTACAAAATCATCAGATGCCGATTTGGATTGCTCTGCTTCTTTAATGCTCGATTCATCAAGCTTTGTAGTGAATAACAATAGAAATGCAACAACAGCAAGTCCACCTAGAATATAATATGTATTGAACCATGTTGTTGATTTCGGATTATTGTTATCAACCATTGATGCAAACAGGAAATAACCTGTTAATACTCCAACCATAAAAAATGATTCGAGAAAATTCATGAAGCTCAGGTGTTCATTCTTTGATTTGGTAACGAGTCCAATTGTTGCAAACACACTAACCTTGATCAATGCAAATCCTATACCTGCCGCAGCAAATAACATCTTTGTCATCATAAAACTACTCACTGATGGAATGATCAAACACATCACAGCGATCAACCCCAATGAAATGAGCATCGTTTTTTTATAGCCGATCTTATTTACATAAGAAGCAATAAGAAAAGAAGTGATCGCAATACTGAGATCTTTAAAAGCTTCAAGCACACTGGCCGAACCTTTTGAAACATCAAAGTTTGCCTGCACTTGTAATATAACAGTGCCTACGCTGTTAAGCAGTATTGCAAAAACAAAATAATTAAGGAACAGTGAGATCTTAATGCGAAGGTTGGTCATGGCAAGTAAATGAAACGTGTAATTAAATATACCCGTTACCAATCACTTACCAAAGCATTTTCACTATAAAGAACCACCTTTTACAAGTATTGATTCAACGCAAACGTTTTCGGAAACTTCTTCCCCTTTTAAACGCCCCAGCATTTGAGAAAAAGAGAGTTTGCCAAGCTTGTAACCGCTCGTTTCAACATAGGTAATGACAGGGTTATACATGGTTGGAATAAAGCCATTGCTGATACTGATGACAGCAACATCTTCCGGAACTTTTAAATTCAGTTCATGAATTGCACGCATCACACCAATTAAAATAAGATCGCCCATGCAGAAAATAACATCAGGTGGGCTTGTTGATTGCAATGCTTTTAATGCAATTTCCTTTGAAGGTTCAGGTTGTTCAGGAAAATGAAGTGTTATGTTAGCAGAAGGGAGTTGTTGTTTGAATGTATCAACAAATGTTTTACTACGCACTTTTGAAATGCTGAGATGCGGGTGGCCAAACAATGCCAACACATTTTGTTTTTTCTTTTCAATGATAGCTTCAGCAGCAAGCCTTGCAGCATCAGCATCTGATAAACAAACGGTATGAAAACCTTTTTCTTCCGGTACACGATCAAAAAATATCACCGGTATTTTCAGATCTTCCAGTTTATGAAAAGGTGCCATGTCATCTGTGGCAATTGATACTGTTGCAAAAACACCCATTGCCATATTCTTGCGAAAGATGTTGAGATTAGCTGTTTCGATCTCTACATTATCTCTCGACTGCATGATCATTACAGAATAGCCAAACTTCCTGGCTTCATCTTCAACCGCAGCAATAAATGAATCGTAAAAAAAATTATCGATGGACGGGACAAGCAACCCCAGCACATTGCTTTGTCTTGTGCGCAATTGCACGGCATAACTGTTAGGTTCATACTCCATTGCCGCCGCCAGTTCTTTTACTTTAAGTTTTGTGGCAGCAGAAATATCCGGATGATCTTTTAATGCACGTGATACAGTTGAGATACTGATACCAAGGGCTTCGGACAGTTTTTTTAGTGTACTTTGCTGCATGCAATAATCTTTGGAATCGAATTATTTTTAATCGTTAGTAGGTTAAAGATAATTTTTTTCTACATCCAGCAATCAAAAAGAAAAACAACCACAGAAACCATAGATCACTGCAGCACTATAATTGTATTATATACTTTTTATTTTTCCGTTTGTGGTTGAAACGTGCGCCAGCTATGCCAAAACTCCTGGTAGGCTATAATTGGTTTTAAGTTTAGTGTTGTATCAATACCAGTTCCATTTAATCTGAAGTGATTATTGCCAAGCGTTACAGTATCGTTGTTTAATAAAAACAAATCGTTGTACGAAGAGCGTTCGAATGCAAAAAAACTTTTATCATCTTTTGCAAGAAGCAGAAGAATAGCTGTTCGGTTAAATGTATCATGAATGATGCGTTCTTTTTTTAAACGATTCCAGTCATATGCTTTTGCTTTATTTCCAACTCGTATCCCAACAACCCATGATTTATCATTCCAGGAAAGACTATCTGTTCCTGTGAGTTTACTTTTACTTTTTCCGCTTTCATATTTGTATGAAGTATCGTAATGTTTTATGAAGGAAGGATCTGCTTGCAGAATACTTGTTTGCGGATGCAACTCAATCCATTTATCTAATGACGTTTGTTTGCTCAGCAATTCAATCAAGTTAAAACCTTTTAATTCACCTGCGATTGCTTCACCCGTTGCCTGTCGCCACCAGCTTTTGGTTGTCTCATCTTCAAGCATTGCATTGAAATGATCCATACCTACTAAACGAAACTGTTCATGTTTACCGTTGACCATTGGTTCAAACACTCGACCTGTTCTGCATACAGTACAATACGTTACTAATATGGCTTTGCCTCCAACTGTATCCTGCAGATGATGATGATAACCGATGTATTGAACAGGATAAGCTTTTGCTTCTCCGTTTATTTCAATGCCGATGATTAACCTGTTGCTGTCAACTTTATTATCAGCAGCATGTTTGAATACGATCTGTTTGGGTTGTTGAAACATTGCATCTGCTGCCATTTTAAAATTGGCCATATAGATGACGACTGCAGCCAATACCAACGGAATTGCCGGCACCCATTTTCTTTTCCATTTGCTTTTTACTAAACCAAGTAATAATAAACCTGCAAATAATAATCTGAAATACCAGCGATAATTGTATAAAAAATAAGCAACATCAATACTGTTCATCCGCTGACTGCCGGGCATAGGCATAATGAAATACACATTGCACACTTCAAACAAGATCAAACCAATAACAGCAAACCAAAAAAGCAATTTCATATGATTTATTGTTGATTTAAAAAACAGCCTCCCCTGTTAAAACAGGGGAGGGACAATTTATACTACTGATTAAAAATAAATACTCGCTATTAATTCGCTCCATCAAGATTTGCTCTTGAAATAGCGTAACCACCAATTACATTACCACATTTCAATCCTTCTTCACAATCACTTCTGTAGTGGATAGCACCATACAATCTTGAAAGCGATGCTTCTTTTGCCATATTCTCGTAAGCTGTTTTACGTGACGGTATAATACGACCAAGAATTGTAGCAGCTGCTCCACTGAATGTAGAGTGACCACTTGTATAACTTGGAAAGTTCGGTAAGCCAGTCCATGTTTTTATTTCAGGATTTACTTGTGAAGGACGTGGATTGAAATAAAAAAACTTTGCATCCCAGCAAGCGATAGCAGCATCCATCATACTCATATTCAACAATGCCATGTTACGTGCCCAACGCACTTCGCTAAAACGTTGACCAATAAAATCATCAGCAGCTATTGCGTTCCAGTGACCCGGAGGTGTATGTGTTGCCAAACCATCGGCCCAGTAATGCACAGTAGCCAGTTGTTCTCTTGTTGCATTTTTACTGTAATGCAATACTTCAGCCACTTCCTGTTTAAATTTTTCTGATTTAGTTGACGGTGGTGGTCCGGGACGAATACTTGTTACCATCGTTAGCGAATCGAATAACCATGTTCGCACACGACCGAACAATGGTAACATGGGTGGACGCTTTGGTGACTCCATACTTATCCATGGTGTTTCACCTGTTGCTGCTGTTTGCGTTTCCATTTGTTGCCACAATGCTGCGTTACCAACTGCTGCACCGGCTCTGTCGCCTCTTGCTCGTGTAACAAATTTTTGAGCAACCAGTCTTCCTAATGCTTCACCCGCTTCAATATCACTCCGCACATTCATGCCTGCCATGATTCTTGCATTCTTATGTTCAGTTGCGAGTTGTTGAATAGCGGCCTGCTCGCCCGGGAAAAATAGTTTCAGCATTTCAATCATCACACCAACAACTACTGCATCTTCACTTGGGTAAGATGGCAGATCAGTTTGCGGCAGCAACGTTGTAATGGTATTGTTGATCTTATAAGGCGCTAAACGATTATATAATTTCTTATAATGCCATGCTGCTACCAATGCATCATATTGTGCAGCGCTTACATATGCATATGCACGTGATGCATACGGTGGGTTGGCAAACGGGAATTGCGGATTATTAAATGGATTGTTTGCATCAGGAACAGGATACGTGCCATCGGGATTTTGAAACGGCGGCAAGTTATATTTTGCAACAAGTCCACGCATAATTTCATTCCAGCGTAATACTGCGCCTGCACCCCAATAGTTCAAGCGTTCCTTCTGCGCACCTGTAATTGATTTCTGGTAGCTTTTAATCTCGTTGATCTCGGCTGTGTAACCGGGGCCGCTTGCTGCACCGGGTGCGGCTACGGCAAATTCATTGGGAGCTGTAAGCAACACAGGTTTCCATGTGCCTGCGTCAATATCAATGTTTGCAGGGTTTAACGCTGCAGTAGTTTTGGTTCGTTCTGTAATTTCTTTACTGCACGATACTGCTGTAACACATAGCAGTACCACAGCAGTAATTTGTTTTATGTTGATGTACATAATTTCGTTTTTTCTTGTGTTAGATCAATTTGTGCCTTGTTTGTTCTTTTTCTCTTTTTTATTGAGATCGAAGACATAAAACACAGCTCCGTTTACATTGAAGCTTTGTCCCATGTTTCTTCCGGCAATTACCTGGCTGGCTCCTCCTGTTAAAGAAAGCTGTGGCGTATTGCGAAAAACAAATTTGAAGTTTGCACCAAGTGAAGTGGCATTCATACGATTGCTGATAAAAGGCATGTTATTTTGCGTGATATCAAAACCGCCCTTTGTTGTCCAGTTATTTAATACCGCTTCTGCAATGATCCACTGTGTGCGGTAACCTGCACGAATATTGTAACTGGTTGCATTCGGCATGTTCACTTCGTTCGAAAGAATAAATTGATCAGTGTAATACGAATCACGATCGAGCGTAACGTTACTTCTGTACACATAGGTTGCAGATGCTGTGGCAAACCATTTATTATCGTAGTAGTAATCCAGCATCAGTCTTGCCATTGCTGTTTTACTTTGCAAACCGATCGATAATGGTAAAAGATCGGCTGTGTAATTACTAAGTGGAATAGACCCACCCAACATACCAATGAGTGCAATACGATTATTAAAGACCTTTTTGTTGATGGCACGGTATTTCAACATGAGGCTGAGATCCTGCATGCCTCGTTGGCCTCTTAATGTTCCCGCACTTGCTTTAGTAACAACATACGGTACATTAAACAACACATTCAGTTTATTGGAAACGCCGTAGTTGCCCATTACGGCAAACATTTGTGTTGATACTGTTCCAAGATTGAGGTTCTCTCTTTTTTTGGTTCCCTCCCAGTATTCCTTCCAACTGCTGTAGGAATAACCGGGGCCAACACAAAAAGCATTCTTCTCCATCATGATGGCATCAAGATCTGTTTGGGCCGATGAGTATTTTGCTGCAACGCATAGCAACATTATCCACACCGTTTTAATAGTCAATTTCATTTGATGATTGTTTTATACGAACTATAGATTTTCTGATAATTAGAATTTTACTGTACAGCCAAGGTTAATTGAATAATCAGCAAAAGCAGCGTCGCCTTGTGCAAATACGCCTGTAATTTTTGTACGCTGTTTATCGGCATAGCTCTGTGTGCGGTTTTTGCTGAACCAGTATGGAACAGTTGCAAACAGACTTACTTTTTTAAATTGATAAGCAACGCCTGGCTCTACACCAAAAATGCGACCCGGACGACGGAAACCGCTGCTGCCTCCAATGATATCTTCTGATGGAACTACTTCTAAACGAACACCGGCAGATGCAGAGAATGCACCAGCCATCAGGTTCAACCCGCCACGTAACATGTATTGATCGGGCACACTCATAACACTGCTGCCATACAAAATATTTGTAGCAGAAGTTGTTCCGCCTCTTGCAGTTGATACCCCATTATGTTCACGTGGGTTACTCAAATAATAGAAATTTCCATAAGCACTCAACGCTTTTGTGAATACATAATAACCATTCAACTCCAATGAAATACCGGTACCACCATCACCCAACTGGATCGATTGATCAACCGGACCTAACACTTTTGTAGAATCATTTTTCCAGAAGAAATCGTTGTAACGGTAATCACCTGTAGGAAGTTTTAATCCCAATCCCACCTGGATATTTCCTCTTTTGCTTTTCATTGGATCAAGCATCCAACGGTAAGCAGTAATACGGATATCACCCATGCCGAACGTTGTTGTTTCTCTTCTTGCATTGGGATTTGTGCTGCTGTTACCATAATGCTCATACATTGATGAACGACGATTGGAAATAAGTGGCATGTTTACAGCAAGCGACATGCGTTTGTTGAGTTTACGTACCAAGGTGAAATCAAGTGCATGTTGCCAGTTACGCACATCTGTTCCTTCTTCAACACGCTGTTTTTGTTCTTCTGTTCCAACAAAATGACGGAAGGAATGAAAATAACGGTAACCCGTTGTTAATTGCCATTTGTGATTGTCTTCTCCATCGGCATGGCTCACCGTGCACATTGCTCCATTGCTGCGTACAGCAACGCAACCTTGTGCAGCAACATCATTCATCATAAAAGAAACGAATGCCGTAAGCATCAATTGTAATACAAGTATTTTTTTCATTTCAATAATAGTTTGGTTGTTGATTGTAATCGATCAGGTGTTTCCTTTAGTTAGCTCTTAATTTGATCCTTTGCACGATCAGTTCTCCCAATTGCCGGCCTGCCTTTAATCCTTCTTCATTATCGAAACGATAGTGAATGCCGCCATACAATCTCGACATAGAAGCTTCAGCCGCTGCCGCACGGAATGATTTGATTTCCCTGTTCGCAATACCAAACTCCAGTAATGAAGTATCAGTAAAGGAAAGTTGATCACCAAACCAAGATGTCATTGTTTCTGCAGCTGCTGCAGAATTAGTGGCATGTCCACTTACATAAGAAGGGAACGGAGGTGTTTGAATATAAGGGCGCCATTCCTGGTCAACATATTTATTGATCGCTGTTTCAGGACGTACATAATTGCTCTTGTATTTTTCTTCCCATCCACGAATGAATGCATCAAAAAATGCGATGGAGGTAATGGCGTATGCCCCAACAGTTGAATTAAAATCAGCCTTTGCTGTTTTTGCTGCAATACCTACAATATTTAACCAATGCCCCGGAGGTGAAAACTTTTTGGTAGCAAACATTACATGTCCGCTCACATTCATCTTAAACGGATTATCGTCCCAGAAATCAGCAATATGTTTTTGTTCATCCGTTAAACTATCGCCCACATTTTTTACTTCCATCATTGCCTTATAGTAAGCACTGTTTTTATTTGTAACGTCAAATACCGGTGGGCGTGGAATTTCAAACTGCGAAGAACTGTCTAACACCATTGGGCGAATTTTTCCCCAATGTGGTTCCACTGCAGTTGCATACATAGGTGGTGTAGGTAACCAACGGCCATTTTCTTCACGCACGGTGAATTTTTCTGCGCCACGTGTTGCAGCGTAATTGTCGCCTTTGCTCCATTTGAGTATAGAGGCAACGATCGTATCAGAAAAAGCAATTGTATTCTCTAACATGTCTGATGGCATACCTGCTGAATCAGCATTTGCTTTCAGTTCATTGTAATACTCCATCATGCTTCCTTCAGGAAACGTAACAGCATTACCAACTTTTGTAAATGCAAGCAATGCAGCTAAAGAAAAATCAATAGGTGCTTTTGTTGTATCAGGTTTCGGCATTGGCGGCATGTGTTTAATTTGCCCACTCATGCTTCTGTAATTCTTATCGCCTGCTGCAACACATTCGTATGCTGCAATATTTGCATACACATAATTACGTGCAGCGATCATTGGCGGAAAATTATTTTCCAATACAACATTGTTGAGTTTCTTCACTGTTCTGCTGTATAAAAAAGGATCATTGGTATATGCCTTATAGTCTCCGTTGGGTTTGCATGCAATCATAAAAACTGCAACGATTGCTGCGAATACAATTTGTTTCATCTTCTGGTCTTATTTTTTTGTAACGGTCTTTAGCACGCTATGCTGCTGCATAGGCGACGCTCCTTTCAAATGTGGAATGCTGTTGAGCTTTGTTACTCATTTTATTAATGCGCCTGTAAGTGTGCGGAAACATACCCCCTCAAGGTGTTATAACACATTACAAATTAATTATTCAATAAACATGAAAAGGAAATGAGTAACAAAGCAATTATGCTGTTACTTCCGGAGGCTGTTCTGCTGTTAAAATGAACGCAGATAGTGTAGTTGCTGAAAAGGTATGGTTGAATGGTTGACGCAGTTTGTCCAATACATCGAGCGACCAATGGCTTAACTGCTCACAATAGTCAAATGAAAAAGCTTTGTACGAGGGTGCAGGATGCTTACCTGATTTTTGTTCCTGCTGATTTTGCAGATCGTTTACAAGCTTAAAGAAATTTTCCCGTGCGTTTACCAAACGGGCTTTGTTTTCATCGGGAATACATTTATAAATCATTTCCCCGCCTTCAAGTTTGCGCTCTACATATTTGTAATGCATTCCGTTGATGGTGATTTCGCCGCTTACACGTTCAAAATCTTTCCAATCGGTTTGATAAGGCAAGCTTACAGGTGCACGCACTTCAATCAATGCAGTTGCATCGTATTCTTTGTTATCAAGTTTTTGTTCGAAATGTGTATCGGCTTTTTGCTGTACATAATCCATAACAACCCGGTAACCAAACCAGTTGAACAGAAGTATAGTGAGGAAGAATATGGAAGCAATTATTCTCAACAGCAATTCATTTTTGGCCCTTTAAAGATAAAGGAAATCCTTTACCTGCAAAGCATTTAACGACGGAACAATTTTTAAAATATTATCGTACTCTTCGAAATCGTTTGCAGAATAATGCCCCGTGATGGCAACTGCTTTCATCCCTGCTTTCTGGGCAGCTTCCACACCTTTCGGCGCATCTTCAAACACAATGCAATGCCCGGGCGGGGTTTGCAACGCCTCGGCAAGTTTCAACCATGTTTCAGGATGCGGCTTGCTCAATTGCACATCATCCGCACCAACAATTCCGGTGAAGTAAGAGCGTAGCTGCAGCTGATCTAATGCAAAATCAATATTGGCCTGGTTACTGGCGGTACCAATACCCATTGGAATATTTTGCAGAAGTGCTTCGTCTAAAAATTCTCTTGTTCCTTCCAGCACCGTTATTTGTTTGCCATATAGTTGACGATAGCGTTCCTCTTTTGCATCAACAATTGCTTTGGCTTCTTCTTCAGTGAATGTTCGACCGGGGATGAGGCGGTTCATTAGCTCGGCACCATTGCCGTATAATTCATTCATCAATGCTGCGCCTTCCAGTGGACTACCCATTTCCTGTACAACCATCTGCCATGTTTTAAAATGCCAGGGCATGGTATCGATAAGTGTACCGTCGAGATCGAAGAGAAAGGCTTTGTTCATACTGCAAAAATAAAGCTGTTGGCTTTTCTGTTGTAGCGCTGTTGTCTTTTTGTAATTAACCTTTGTCGTAGAGATTTCTCCTTCGTCGAAATGACGGAACTCCGAAATATTTATCCACTTTATGTAATCAAGTTCTATAAAATGACATCCATCATAGCTTGTTCACGAACGTCTTCTTCTGCACTCCCACACCACTAATCGTTACACTCTTCCAATTGGCAGGCAACACCGTTTTTAGTTGTGTAATACCAGCCGGCGTAATTTCCAATCCGCCAAAACCCATCAAAACGCTTTGTAAAATACCACCGGCACCTGTTGCGAAGTATGGATTGGTACCGCCTTTTGTTTCTGCAATAACACGGAAAGGCGGATTGAGATTTGGAATGAACGCATCTTTAAACCAATGATATGCTTTCTCTGCGTTGCCGAGCCTTGCATACAAGGTGGTGAACACCGCTTGCGTCATTGCAGGTGTGCCTTCGTTTGGTACACGTTGTTCGTAGTATTCTAAGTCTTTCTTAATTGATGTTGCGTCTTTCACTTCTTTCAACGGATAAGCCAACAAGTTTACATCGGCCTGTTTAATGCCTTCGCCATTATACGTTGCATGCTCTCTTGTTACACCATCAGGGAATTTCAACACAGGAATATTATTCGCCACATTCATCCAATCAGCATTTGGTGTGATGCCTAACAACTTTGCTGCCTCTGTTGCAAACTGTAAGTTGGCTTTTGCAGCAGCATTTGTAAACGCATTGTTATCTACATTCTCCGCCCACTCATCTGCAGCCACTACGTTTTTTATATCATACTTACCGGCACCGTTACGCTCAACTCTGCTTGCCCAGAAATCGGCTGTTGCACTAATGATGGGATAACCTTTTTCTTTGAGCCATACTTTATCCTGTGTTACACAATAATAATTCCATGCTGCTATTGCAACACATGCAGTGATGTGATGTTCAAACGGACCACTCAATGCCCACACAGGTGTTTCTTCAACTCCTGTTTCTGCACTTTCCCATGGGAACATCGCTCCTTTAAATCCTTTGCTGAATGCATTCCGTTTTGCAGCTTCCAATCGTTGAAAACGATATTCCATCATGCTTTTTGCAAGCTCAGGTTTTAATACGAGTAATGCAGGATACATCCACAACTCGGTATCCCAAAATACATGACCGTTGTATCCCAATCCACTTAAGCCCATTGGTGAAGGCGATAATGCAGTGCCTTCTCTTGTGAACGAATACAAATGATAGAGCATGCTGTTAACGTCTTGCTGATCCTGCGCTGCGGCTGCATCGCCTTCAATGGTAATGCGGCTGCTCCATAACTCATCCCATGCTTTGTTATGAAACTGCAGCAAGCGTTCTCTTCCTTCAAGCTTTGCATAAATAGTTAAACGTTCTGCTTCATTCAATGGATCATCGTGATGGGCAGAGGTAATAGATGAACCGGCAATAGAATAACGATAGGTTTCACCTGCTTTTAATTGCTTAGTGAATTTTACCAGATGCATATTGTTATCCCACATTTCGTGGATCACCCTTGGTTCGCTGCCATGATGTTCGGTAAACAAAAACGTATTGCTTGCACACATCAGCAATTTACCTGTTGGACTTTTTGCTGAAGAAGTCAATAAACTCATGGTTACATGCGGACGATCAATTTCATTGTAATAATTCTGTACATCTTTCAACGCATCCGGTGCTTCCATTACACTGGCACCTGTGATGTTGATGTTCTTTTTCGGTGTAATAGTTATATCCATCAATACCGTAAATGGCAAATGACGCAATGAATAGTATGTGTAAGTTACTGTTGCTTTATCTGCATAATCGAATGTTGTGGTAAAGCTGGCATGTTGCATATCCAGTTCCTGTTTCATATTCGAAGCGGACTTTGCATCAATGCGTTTACCATCAATTTCCAGGTAACTGTTGAGCAAATTGAAACTTTTTAAGAAATTACTGACCCTGCCACGACCATACAGATCGTATGCGCCAGCCAACACTACTTCCTTCACTTTAAATGGTTCAGGTGATGATACCACACCGATCATTCCGTTGGCAACGGTGATGCCATAGTAATTAGAAGGATCAAAACTGGTGGCAGAAATTTTCCAGGGATCGATTGTTTGAGCTGCTGTTGAAAAAGCAGCAAATAGCAATGCAAGTACTGTTAATCGTTTCATGGCAATCTTCGTTAGAAGCAGAAAGATAGATACTAATAGCGAAAGGATTTAAATGCTTTGCTATTAAGAAAACTTGCAAACGATTGCGATGGAAAATTCCATCTCAAAATACCGGGTAATACAAACGAGTAACCCATTTTGTGGTATCTGGCTCTGCTCTTCTGTCTGTGATCATCAATTCAAATGAAATAGCAGGAGAGGTAAATTGATAATCTGATTTGAATTGTTCCAATGCCCGTAACCCGTTATTAATAGTTCCCCTGCCTCCCTGAACATCAGCTATCAGCGTATTGCCCTTTACCATTTGTTTAAATAAAAAGTTGCCCTCATTGTCGATCACTTTATCAATGGGTAACGCCACCATAATTTCAAAATGAGAGCTATCCACCTGTTCTACATGCATCATTGGCTGGTTTACCTGCTTCGCATTTTTTTCGCTTGCATACACTCTTAACTGATCAATAAGTTGATATATCTCGGCTTCGTTTGGATGATGATCGAATGTTTTCCGTGTTGAAATAAATAATGAATCCGGTATTCGTCCATCTGTTATCTCTACGCCATAAATATTCTTTTTGTCTTCAGCAAAGCTGACAAACCGTTGCAGCAGATCGTCTATCACCGTTTCATAGCTTTTCATCATTTGCCATTTTCTGAAACGTGTAAAGGGATTTATTCCAGTTGCAACATTGCTGATCACGGAGATCTTGGTCTTTGTTACCGAATCATTCACAAAGCCAATTTCATTGAAAATAGTGTCCCCCTCTTTTAGAGCATCAAATGTTACGGATGTATAAGTCGCTCCACCGAGTTTCAGTTGATAATCCTTGTATTGAATAAGATCAGATGTAAATGACTCTTTGGGTAACCATTTACTCCAACCTTGTTTATTACCAATTAACACCAAAACATTTTTATCAATGCATTTAACAGAAACTGTTTTGCTGATTGTTATTGTTGATGGAATAAATACATAAATAAATACGAGCAAGATTATAAGAATAAATGCCACTATAAATACCACACGTTTCATGATCCAATCTGCGTTTAATTAGTTTATTGTTTGATAAGCATGAGGCTATCATTGTTTCGTGCAAGTAAAAATGCCTGCTGCTTATTTACCTGTATCGATTTGATTTTTCTGATTTGCCCCTTGATCACAATGTTTGGATAAGCGGCTTCAAATTCTCCTTTGCCTTTATTGAGCAGCACAGTACCATAGTCAGCGTCGTATCTGCCCATTTGAATATTGTTTTCCCTGAAGTTGCCTCCTAATAACAGATCAGGAAGTTTATCTCCATTGGCATCCAGTACAACTGCAGATCGATATGTTGTTAACTGTGCTTTCCACGGAAATGGTTTCATAGCAAAATTCAATTGCCCGTCGTTGATGAATACCGCACTCTCAAAACAATCGGCACTATAAGTAACAGCATTACTCAGCATTGATTTACTGAATATGTCGCCCAGTTTTGCTTTTGCAAAATCATCGGCATATAGAAATTTCTTTTTCAGAAATGGCAATTGCTTTTCCAGTTCTGCTTTGTTAGCAAACGGAATTTCCTTTCCATTTAGAAAATAGGTAAGCACCTGTTCCTTTTTGCCGTTCTCATCAAAATCGTTGTAATACATCTTGACAGGTTCTGCTGATGTAGCTTTCAAACGACTGTTTAATCCAAGATTACCCGCTACTATATCAATATCTCCATCATTATCAATATCAACAGGTAATGCAAAATTCCACCAGCCTTTCTTATCGGTCAGTTTCCTTTTACTGAAACTTCCTT
The DNA window shown above is from Lacibacter sp. H375 and carries:
- a CDS encoding HAD family hydrolase, translated to MNKAFLFDLDGTLIDTMPWHFKTWQMVVQEMGSPLEGAALMNELYGNGAELMNRLIPGRTFTEEEAKAIVDAKEERYRQLYGKQITVLEGTREFLDEALLQNIPMGIGTASNQANIDFALDQLQLRSYFTGIVGADDVQLSKPHPETWLKLAEALQTPPGHCIVFEDAPKGVEAAQKAGMKAVAITGHYSANDFEEYDNILKIVPSLNALQVKDFLYL
- a CDS encoding glycoside hydrolase family 65 protein; this translates as MKRLTVLALLFAAFSTAAQTIDPWKISATSFDPSNYYGITVANGMIGVVSSPEPFKVKEVVLAGAYDLYGRGRVSNFLKSFNLLNSYLEIDGKRIDAKSASNMKQELDMQHASFTTTFDYADKATVTYTYYSLRHLPFTVLMDITITPKKNINITGASVMEAPDALKDVQNYYNEIDRPHVTMSLLTSSAKSPTGKLLMCASNTFLFTEHHGSEPRVIHEMWDNNMHLVKFTKQLKAGETYRYSIAGSSITSAHHDDPLNEAERLTIYAKLEGRERLLQFHNKAWDELWSSRITIEGDAAAAQDQQDVNSMLYHLYSFTREGTALSPSPMGLSGLGYNGHVFWDTELWMYPALLVLKPELAKSMMEYRFQRLEAAKRNAFSKGFKGAMFPWESAETGVEETPVWALSGPFEHHITACVAIAAWNYYCVTQDKVWLKEKGYPIISATADFWASRVERNGAGKYDIKNVVAADEWAENVDNNAFTNAAAKANLQFATEAAKLLGITPNADWMNVANNIPVLKFPDGVTREHATYNGEGIKQADVNLLAYPLKEVKDATSIKKDLEYYEQRVPNEGTPAMTQAVFTTLYARLGNAEKAYHWFKDAFIPNLNPPFRVIAETKGGTNPYFATGAGGILQSVLMGFGGLEITPAGITQLKTVLPANWKSVTISGVGVQKKTFVNKL